The Rhodocytophaga rosea genome has a segment encoding these proteins:
- a CDS encoding rubredoxin domain-containing protein, whose translation MKNYINLRLFTNGGIISPEELRKIIQVASVSGCKSIFPGSRQELYLQVPQNYLDVAEAELRRLAISYAQVGDSAENIVTSFAALEILPTTAWLLGDAYLDILDSFTYQPTLKINLVDPLQNLVPLFTGELNFIASSYPRYWYLHVHLSRFGKGQIWPVLIDGDDIGLLSKLIETIYIKQQPDSIQSLYLTVSQQFTSRTRPYEEEIELTHSDFPIIEGMHRTGNSYWLGIYRRNQSYSLEFLDALYAQCIQTKIGKINITPHKTFLITDIKGESVRQWEKMLGRYQINIHHSALELNWQLPDLDQEAIQLKNTWVRELDEKEVSTAGLSFAIQTQPMAVFTPVIIKPTQEGNAAGYDILYTTDFTTHSQAWEVFASNVPVQQVASILMDLCQVYYTQLGESLPVSHPEEAASLVHIHEVYQCPNCLTVYDPVYGDAMAGISAGVHFQDLLEAYVCSLCDTPKSSFTLTTLAENMGSHSKA comes from the coding sequence ATGAAAAATTATATAAACCTTCGCCTGTTCACCAATGGCGGCATTATTTCACCGGAAGAACTGAGAAAAATCATTCAGGTAGCCAGCGTAAGTGGTTGCAAATCTATCTTTCCTGGTTCCAGGCAGGAATTGTATTTGCAGGTACCTCAGAATTATTTAGATGTGGCAGAAGCAGAACTACGCAGGCTTGCCATTTCGTATGCACAGGTTGGCGATTCTGCAGAAAATATTGTTACTTCTTTTGCAGCACTGGAAATATTACCCACTACTGCCTGGTTGCTGGGCGATGCCTATCTGGATATTCTGGATTCTTTCACCTATCAGCCAACACTCAAAATCAACCTTGTAGATCCCCTGCAAAACCTGGTTCCATTATTTACCGGCGAGCTGAATTTTATTGCTTCCTCGTATCCACGATACTGGTACTTGCATGTGCATTTATCAAGGTTTGGGAAAGGACAAATCTGGCCGGTGTTGATAGATGGAGATGATATTGGCCTTCTAAGCAAACTGATTGAAACCATATATATAAAGCAGCAGCCGGATTCCATCCAAAGTTTATATCTGACAGTATCGCAGCAATTCACCAGTAGAACAAGACCTTATGAAGAAGAAATTGAACTAACGCATTCTGATTTTCCTATTATAGAAGGTATGCACAGAACCGGAAATTCATACTGGCTTGGAATCTATCGCCGGAATCAATCCTATTCACTCGAATTTCTGGATGCTTTATATGCGCAATGTATTCAAACTAAAATCGGTAAAATTAATATAACACCGCATAAAACCTTTCTGATTACAGATATTAAAGGGGAAAGTGTACGCCAGTGGGAAAAAATGCTGGGCAGGTATCAAATCAATATTCACCATTCGGCACTGGAATTAAACTGGCAACTGCCAGACCTGGATCAGGAAGCTATTCAATTAAAGAATACCTGGGTAAGAGAACTGGACGAAAAAGAAGTAAGTACAGCAGGACTCAGTTTTGCTATACAAACCCAACCGATGGCTGTGTTTACGCCGGTTATCATTAAACCCACGCAGGAAGGAAATGCAGCCGGTTACGATATTTTATATACAACTGATTTTACTACACATTCGCAGGCCTGGGAAGTATTTGCTAGCAATGTTCCTGTACAGCAGGTAGCTTCCATATTAATGGACCTTTGCCAGGTATATTATACCCAGTTGGGTGAATCTTTGCCTGTAAGCCATCCGGAAGAAGCAGCTTCACTCGTACACATTCACGAAGTATACCAATGCCCCAATTGCCTGACTGTGTATGATCCGGTGTATGGTGATGCTATGGCTGGTATTAGTGCTGGTGTGCATTTTCAGGATTTGCTGGAAGCCTATGTATGTAGTTTATGTGATACACCCAAAAGTAGTTTCACCCTGACTACACTTGCAGAAAATATGGGTTCTC